The Pseudoalteromonas sp. DL-6 genome has a window encoding:
- a CDS encoding 3-deoxy-7-phosphoheptulonate synthase class II, translating to MQSWNPNSWRELPILQQPQYPDQDVLKSVEGQLKSAPPLVFAEETRSLFKQLEDVCEGRAFLLQGGDCAESFSDFNAANIRDTFKTILQMAVVLTYGGKCPVVKIARMAGQYAKPRSADLETINGVSLPSYRGDIVNNFEFTEEARIPDPQRLMTAYHHSAATLNLLRAFAQGGLADLHQVNRWNMGFVAANPQKAKYQQLADKIQDALEFMEVCGINSTIAPSLKETDLYTSHEALLLGYEEALTRRDHLSGDWYDCSAHFVWIGERTRQLDHAHIEFFKGIKNPIGVKVGPGMDPDELIRLIDALNPDNIPGRLTLITRMGADVLPEKLPALVHKVQQEGRKVIWSSDPMHGNTEKASSGYKTRSFDNIMREISQFFAVHKAEGSYAGGVHLEMTGQHVTECTGGAYGLSDDDLAQRYKTQCDPRLNADQVLELGFLVADLLKDARK from the coding sequence ATGCAATCGTGGAACCCAAATAGCTGGAGAGAACTGCCAATACTGCAGCAGCCACAGTACCCAGATCAAGACGTATTAAAATCAGTAGAAGGCCAGCTTAAAAGTGCACCGCCTCTAGTATTTGCAGAAGAAACCAGAAGTTTGTTTAAACAACTTGAAGATGTGTGTGAAGGCCGTGCATTTTTACTTCAAGGTGGTGACTGCGCTGAATCATTCAGTGACTTTAACGCAGCAAATATTCGCGATACATTTAAGACCATTTTACAAATGGCTGTAGTACTAACCTATGGCGGTAAATGCCCAGTAGTTAAGATTGCACGTATGGCAGGTCAATATGCTAAGCCACGTTCAGCCGACTTAGAAACAATAAACGGCGTTTCGTTACCATCTTACCGTGGTGATATAGTAAATAACTTTGAGTTTACTGAAGAAGCACGAATTCCAGACCCCCAACGTTTAATGACCGCTTATCATCACAGTGCGGCAACACTCAACTTACTACGTGCTTTTGCACAAGGTGGGCTTGCTGACTTACATCAGGTTAACCGTTGGAACATGGGCTTTGTTGCTGCTAATCCACAAAAAGCGAAATACCAACAGCTTGCAGATAAAATTCAAGACGCTTTAGAATTCATGGAAGTATGTGGTATCAATTCCACTATAGCGCCAAGTTTAAAAGAAACAGATTTATACACCTCACACGAAGCGTTATTGCTAGGCTATGAAGAGGCATTAACCCGTAGAGACCATTTATCAGGTGACTGGTACGATTGTTCTGCCCACTTTGTATGGATTGGTGAGCGTACACGTCAATTAGACCATGCTCATATTGAATTCTTTAAAGGTATTAAAAATCCAATTGGCGTTAAAGTTGGTCCAGGTATGGATCCTGACGAACTTATCCGTTTAATTGATGCGCTAAACCCAGATAACATTCCTGGTCGATTAACGCTCATAACTCGCATGGGTGCAGACGTATTACCAGAGAAGCTCCCGGCGCTAGTGCATAAAGTACAGCAAGAAGGGCGTAAAGTAATTTGGAGCTCAGATCCAATGCATGGCAATACAGAAAAAGCCAGCTCAGGTTATAAAACTCGCAGCTTTGATAACATTATGCGCGAAATTAGTCAGTTCTTCGCTGTTCATAAAGCTGAAGGCTCATACGCAGGTGGTGTTCATTTAGAAATGACCGGACAACATGTTACAGAGTGTACCGGCGGTGCATATGGTTTATCGGATGATGACTTAGCGCAGCGTTACAAAACTCAATGTGACCCTCGCTTAAATGCCGATCAAGTATTAGAGCTTGGCTTTTTAGTTGCAGACCTTTTAAAAGATGCTCGCAAGTAA
- a CDS encoding pyruvate, water dikinase regulatory protein, translating to MRTAFYISDGTAITSEVFGHATLSLFPVEFNHKTIPFVETEEKALEIKALINATSSKQGEKPLVFFTFVNHKLSEIIRSADAVSYDFLTTYSEKIESELNVAPVPKVHRTHSIHEKSYDFRIDAVNYALMNDDGGNIKNFAEADIILVGVSRSGKTPTSLYLALQYGIKAANYPITEDDLESEGLPKCLVPYKHKLFGLTIDPERLAAIRDRRMANSKYASIRQCRIEVREVEMLYKKHKIAHLNSTHHSVEEISAKIISDTGLERRKY from the coding sequence ATGAGAACTGCGTTTTATATTTCAGATGGCACGGCAATAACATCTGAAGTGTTTGGTCATGCGACCTTGTCTTTATTTCCTGTTGAATTTAATCATAAAACAATCCCTTTTGTAGAAACAGAAGAAAAAGCACTTGAAATTAAAGCGCTTATCAATGCAACGTCATCTAAGCAAGGTGAAAAACCATTAGTGTTTTTTACCTTTGTGAATCATAAATTATCGGAAATTATTCGCTCTGCAGATGCCGTCTCGTATGACTTTTTAACAACGTATAGTGAAAAAATTGAAAGCGAATTGAACGTTGCCCCAGTACCTAAAGTGCACAGAACACACTCTATACACGAGAAAAGTTATGACTTTAGAATTGATGCAGTTAACTATGCTTTAATGAATGATGACGGCGGTAATATTAAAAACTTTGCTGAGGCTGACATTATTTTGGTTGGCGTTAGCCGAAGTGGTAAAACACCGACAAGTCTATATTTAGCTCTGCAATACGGTATTAAAGCGGCCAATTATCCGATCACAGAAGATGATTTAGAAAGCGAAGGGTTACCCAAGTGCTTAGTGCCATATAAGCATAAACTGTTTGGTTTAACTATAGACCCTGAAAGACTGGCTGCGATCAGAGATAGACGCATGGCAAATTCAAAATACGCATCAATTAGACAGTGTCGTATTGAAGTGCGCGAAGTAGAAATGCTCTATAAGAAGCATAAAATTGCTCATTTAAATTCTACCCACCATTCGGTTGAAGAGATCTCAGCAAAAATCATTTCTGATACAGGTCTTGAGCGTCGTAAGTACTAA
- the ppsA gene encoding phosphoenolpyruvate synthase, whose amino-acid sequence MQEYVLWYQELGMQDVPRVGGKNASLGEMISNLANAGVQVPGGFATTSDAFNEFLDQSGLNAKIHDILDTLDVDDVNTLAKVGADIRQWIIDTPFQPSLDKAIRDAYSQLHGDAAADVSFAVRSSATAEDMPDASFAGQQETFLNVVGIDSVMTAIKHVFASLFNDRAISYRVHQGYDHRGVALSAGIQRMVRSDKSASGVMFSIDTESGFEDVVFITSSYGLGEMVVQGAVNPDEFYVHKPTLLKNKPAVVRRNIGSKAIQMIYSQDKAHGKQVEIVDVDSALSNKFSITDEEVQDLAKQAVIIEKHYGRPMDIEWAKDGNDGKLYIVQARPETVRSNEDTNVMERFQLNGSSNVVVEGRAIGHKIGSGVVRVLDSIKEMDQVQVGDILVTDMTDPDWEPIMKRAAAIVTNRGGRTCHAAIIARELGIPAVVGCGNATDLIKAGQEVTVSCAEGDTGFIYEGILDFEVLTSRVDEMPELPMKVMMNVGNPDRAFDFARLPHSGVGLARVEFIINRMIGVHPKALLNFDAQTDALKAEITDMIAGYESPVEFYIGKLVEGISTLGCAFAPERVIVRMSDFKSNEYANLVGGQQYEPEEENPMIGFRGAARYISEDFRDCFALECEAIKRVRNSMDMTNIEIMIPFVRTLEEGKRVIELLEEHGLKRGENGLKVIMMCELPSNALMAEEFLEYFDGFSIGSNDLTQLTLGLDRDSGLIAHLFDERDPAIKKLLSMAIKTAKEKGKYVGICGQGPSDHEDFAAWLVEQGIDSVSLNPDTVLETWLYLADKLAK is encoded by the coding sequence GTGCAAGAATACGTTCTCTGGTATCAAGAGCTTGGTATGCAAGATGTTCCTCGAGTTGGTGGTAAAAATGCCTCACTTGGTGAAATGATTTCAAACTTAGCTAACGCAGGTGTGCAAGTCCCAGGTGGTTTTGCTACTACCTCAGACGCTTTTAACGAGTTTTTAGATCAATCAGGACTCAACGCAAAAATTCACGACATTCTAGATACTCTTGATGTTGATGATGTAAACACACTCGCCAAAGTCGGCGCCGATATCCGTCAGTGGATTATCGATACCCCATTCCAACCTAGTCTAGATAAAGCAATCCGCGACGCATATAGCCAACTTCATGGTGATGCCGCTGCAGATGTTTCATTCGCTGTTCGTTCATCAGCTACTGCTGAAGATATGCCAGACGCCTCGTTTGCAGGACAACAAGAAACGTTCTTAAACGTTGTTGGTATTGATTCTGTAATGACAGCTATTAAACACGTATTCGCTTCGTTATTTAACGACCGCGCTATTTCTTATCGTGTTCACCAAGGCTACGATCATCGTGGTGTAGCGTTATCAGCGGGTATTCAACGCATGGTACGCTCTGATAAATCAGCATCAGGTGTAATGTTCAGTATTGATACTGAATCGGGCTTTGAAGATGTAGTGTTTATCACATCAAGCTATGGTTTGGGTGAAATGGTTGTACAGGGTGCGGTTAACCCAGATGAATTTTATGTTCATAAACCAACGCTACTTAAAAACAAGCCAGCTGTAGTACGTCGTAACATTGGCTCTAAAGCCATTCAAATGATTTACTCTCAAGACAAAGCTCATGGCAAACAAGTAGAAATTGTTGACGTAGACTCTGCACTTTCAAACAAATTTTCGATTACAGATGAAGAAGTGCAAGATCTTGCCAAACAAGCTGTAATCATTGAAAAGCATTACGGTCGTCCAATGGACATCGAATGGGCAAAAGATGGTAACGATGGCAAACTATATATAGTTCAAGCGCGTCCAGAAACTGTTCGTTCAAACGAAGACACTAACGTAATGGAACGCTTCCAACTAAATGGCAGCAGCAATGTTGTTGTTGAAGGCCGTGCAATTGGTCATAAAATTGGTAGTGGTGTTGTACGTGTACTTGATTCAATCAAAGAGATGGACCAAGTACAAGTAGGTGACATTTTAGTTACCGACATGACAGACCCTGATTGGGAACCTATTATGAAACGCGCGGCTGCGATTGTTACAAATCGTGGTGGTCGTACATGTCATGCTGCAATCATTGCACGTGAGTTAGGTATTCCAGCCGTTGTTGGTTGTGGTAATGCAACAGACTTAATTAAAGCAGGTCAAGAAGTTACTGTATCATGTGCCGAAGGCGATACAGGTTTCATCTACGAAGGTATTTTAGACTTTGAAGTACTTACTTCACGTGTTGACGAAATGCCTGAACTTCCAATGAAAGTGATGATGAACGTAGGTAACCCAGATCGCGCATTCGATTTTGCACGTTTACCACATTCAGGTGTTGGCCTTGCTCGCGTAGAGTTTATCATCAACCGTATGATTGGCGTTCACCCTAAAGCCTTACTAAACTTTGATGCACAAACAGATGCATTAAAAGCAGAAATCACAGACATGATTGCCGGTTACGAATCACCTGTTGAGTTCTATATTGGTAAACTAGTTGAAGGTATTTCTACCCTAGGTTGTGCGTTTGCTCCAGAGCGTGTAATTGTTCGTATGTCTGATTTTAAATCAAACGAATACGCAAACTTAGTGGGCGGCCAACAATACGAGCCAGAAGAAGAAAACCCAATGATTGGTTTCCGTGGCGCTGCACGTTATATCTCTGAAGACTTCCGTGATTGTTTTGCACTTGAGTGTGAAGCTATAAAACGCGTAAGAAACAGCATGGATATGACCAACATCGAAATCATGATCCCATTCGTACGTACCCTTGAAGAAGGTAAACGCGTTATTGAATTACTTGAAGAACATGGCCTTAAACGTGGCGAAAATGGTCTTAAAGTAATCATGATGTGTGAGCTTCCGTCAAATGCATTAATGGCTGAAGAATTCTTAGAATACTTCGATGGTTTCTCTATCGGTTCTAACGATTTAACACAGTTAACGCTTGGTCTTGATCGCGACTCAGGTTTAATTGCTCACCTATTTGATGAGCGTGACCCTGCAATCAAAAAGCTACTTTCTATGGCAATTAAAACAGCCAAAGAAAAAGGTAAATATGTAGGTATTTGTGGTCAAGGTCCTTCAGATCATGAAGACTTTGCAGCATGGTTAGTAGAGCAGGGCATTGACTCTGTTTCACTAAACCCAGATACAGTACTAGAAACATGGTTATACTTAGCAGACAAACTTGCTAAGTAA
- a CDS encoding PGPGW domain-containing protein yields MKKLLMQISGTLFILLGLLFAVVPGPSLIFFIAGLFCFSMYYPKARGYLTWCQKALTRSCAYLDKKLAKN; encoded by the coding sequence ATGAAAAAACTACTAATGCAGATCAGCGGAACACTATTTATTTTACTCGGATTATTGTTTGCTGTGGTGCCCGGGCCATCGTTAATATTTTTTATTGCAGGCTTATTCTGCTTTTCTATGTATTACCCTAAAGCAAGAGGGTATTTAACTTGGTGTCAAAAAGCACTGACTCGCTCGTGTGCCTATTTAGATAAAAAATTAGCAAAAAATTAA
- a CDS encoding FAD-binding and (Fe-S)-binding domain-containing protein, translating to MIATITQQDAATELVANYLNTIKNQGFTGDTDASYATRLTASTDNSIYQQLPQGVIFPKTEKDIQVALQIASQDPFLSLTFGPRGGGTGTNGQSLTPGIVVDLSRYMREILEINVEEGWVRVQTGVIKDQLNDFLKPYGFFFSPDLSTSNRATIGGMISTDASGQGSLVYGKTSDHVLGLTTYLVDGTAMSTSPIDIDKAKIIADQDTLIGKLYKTVLDISLNERDAILAKFPRLNRFLTGYDLEHVLSEDLQTFDMSRLITGSEGSLGIVTEAKLNLTPIAEFKTLINIKYDSFDSALRHSPFLVAARATSVETVDSKVLNLAREDIIWHSVSDLITDVANKDMQGLNMVEFNAVSPEDINDKVDTLCKLLDECVANQTNGVIGYQLTSDKSDILKIYAMRKKSVGLLGNVKGSQKPLAFAEDTAVPPENLADYIVEFRALLDSHNLQYGMFGHVDAGVLHVRPALDMCDPEQEKLLRTISDEVVKLTAKYGGLMWGEHGKGYRSEYGPEFFGEHLFTQLRKIKSAFDPNNKINPGKICTPLESKDLLVSVDGQKRSYFDKQISIDVKTSFNNAMTCNGNGLCFNYDENSPMCPSYKVTGDRRNSPKGRAGLMREWLRLQESKDVNLLEVEKELNKGEVITWWERFVHSREKKQGVYDFSHEVKASMDECLACKACTTACPIKVDVPTFRARFLNYYHSYYARPLKDYLVGNIENSAPLMAKFARVINPIVKTSLVSSLIKKTVGYVDTPQLSIPALNKRINKAQKFNLELLKKLSADEQNDYVLIVQDPFTSFYEAELVESFITLITQLGKKPMLLPFKPNGKPQHVKGFLHEFKLTAKSAAEFLNQLNDINAPLVGLDASLVMCYRDEYNTILENNRGDFNVQLAHEWLETQSFSALKAKQSDTEFILLSHCTETTALPKAANVWKNIFDQLGLTLNTTNTGCCGMAGTYGHEAQNQANSRALYEMSWKPIVDKNKPEQLLSTGFSCRSQVKRYEKFKPKHPIELLAKMLS from the coding sequence ATGATAGCAACTATTACACAACAAGATGCCGCGACCGAGCTTGTCGCAAATTATTTAAACACCATTAAAAATCAGGGCTTTACTGGAGATACTGACGCAAGTTATGCGACCAGACTCACAGCATCAACCGATAACAGTATTTATCAACAGCTTCCACAGGGTGTTATTTTTCCTAAAACCGAAAAAGATATTCAAGTTGCTCTGCAAATAGCATCGCAAGACCCTTTTTTATCGTTAACCTTTGGTCCTCGCGGTGGCGGCACAGGAACAAATGGCCAATCTTTAACGCCTGGTATTGTGGTTGATTTATCACGTTATATGCGTGAAATTCTCGAAATAAATGTTGAAGAAGGTTGGGTACGTGTTCAAACCGGTGTGATAAAAGATCAACTTAATGACTTTTTAAAACCGTATGGATTTTTCTTTTCACCCGACTTATCCACCAGTAACCGGGCTACCATTGGCGGTATGATCAGCACTGATGCATCGGGGCAAGGCTCCTTGGTTTACGGTAAAACCAGCGATCATGTTTTAGGGCTAACCACCTATTTGGTTGATGGCACCGCAATGTCTACCAGCCCAATTGATATAGATAAAGCAAAAATAATTGCCGATCAAGACACCTTAATTGGCAAACTTTACAAAACAGTGTTAGACATATCGCTTAATGAACGCGACGCTATATTAGCTAAGTTTCCACGATTAAATCGATTTTTAACGGGTTATGACCTAGAGCATGTGCTAAGTGAAGACTTACAAACTTTTGATATGAGTCGCTTAATAACCGGATCAGAAGGCTCTTTAGGTATAGTTACTGAAGCAAAATTAAACCTAACACCTATCGCAGAATTTAAAACACTCATCAATATAAAATACGATAGCTTTGATTCTGCGCTTCGCCATTCACCATTTTTAGTTGCTGCCCGTGCAACCTCAGTTGAAACCGTTGATAGCAAAGTATTAAATCTAGCTCGTGAAGATATTATTTGGCATTCAGTATCGGACTTAATAACCGACGTTGCTAATAAAGATATGCAGGGGCTCAACATGGTTGAGTTTAATGCCGTATCACCAGAAGATATAAACGACAAAGTAGACACATTATGCAAATTGTTAGATGAGTGTGTTGCTAATCAAACTAATGGCGTTATTGGCTATCAGTTAACCAGTGATAAAAGCGATATACTAAAAATTTATGCAATGCGTAAAAAATCAGTGGGTTTGCTCGGTAATGTAAAAGGCAGCCAAAAGCCTCTCGCATTTGCAGAAGATACCGCCGTTCCACCAGAAAACTTAGCCGATTACATTGTTGAATTTAGAGCGCTACTCGATAGCCATAATTTACAATACGGTATGTTTGGTCATGTTGATGCGGGCGTTTTACATGTTAGGCCAGCACTTGATATGTGCGACCCAGAGCAAGAAAAATTACTGCGTACTATTTCAGACGAAGTAGTAAAACTCACCGCCAAATACGGTGGTTTAATGTGGGGCGAACACGGTAAAGGTTACAGAAGTGAATACGGCCCTGAATTTTTTGGTGAGCATTTATTTACCCAATTACGAAAAATAAAATCGGCGTTTGACCCAAATAATAAAATAAATCCCGGTAAAATTTGTACACCGCTTGAAAGTAAGGACTTACTAGTTAGCGTTGATGGGCAAAAGCGTTCTTACTTTGACAAGCAAATATCTATTGATGTTAAGACCAGTTTTAACAATGCAATGACCTGTAATGGTAACGGCTTGTGTTTTAATTATGATGAAAACTCGCCAATGTGCCCGTCGTACAAAGTGACCGGTGATCGCCGTAATTCGCCAAAGGGTCGAGCGGGACTAATGCGCGAATGGTTACGTCTTCAAGAGTCAAAAGATGTTAATTTACTCGAGGTTGAAAAAGAGCTAAACAAAGGTGAAGTCATTACCTGGTGGGAGCGTTTTGTTCATAGCAGAGAAAAAAAACAAGGTGTTTACGATTTTTCACACGAAGTAAAAGCCTCAATGGATGAATGTTTAGCGTGTAAAGCATGTACGACTGCTTGCCCAATTAAAGTAGATGTGCCGACTTTCCGTGCTCGCTTTTTAAATTATTATCATAGTTATTATGCGCGACCACTCAAAGATTATTTAGTGGGTAATATCGAAAACAGCGCACCATTAATGGCAAAATTTGCGAGGGTTATAAACCCAATTGTTAAAACGTCATTAGTCAGTAGCCTGATTAAAAAAACCGTAGGCTATGTTGATACCCCACAGCTTAGTATTCCTGCACTCAATAAACGTATAAACAAAGCGCAAAAATTTAATTTAGAATTACTTAAAAAGTTAAGTGCCGATGAGCAAAATGATTATGTACTCATTGTTCAAGACCCATTCACCAGCTTTTACGAAGCAGAATTGGTTGAGAGTTTTATTACGTTAATTACACAGCTTGGGAAAAAACCAATGTTGTTACCATTTAAACCCAACGGTAAACCTCAGCACGTGAAAGGTTTTTTGCATGAGTTTAAGCTAACGGCAAAAAGTGCCGCAGAATTTTTAAATCAGCTGAATGATATTAATGCACCTTTAGTCGGCTTAGATGCGTCGTTAGTAATGTGTTATCGCGATGAATATAATACAATTTTAGAAAATAACCGTGGTGACTTTAATGTGCAACTTGCGCATGAATGGTTAGAAACACAATCGTTCAGTGCTTTAAAAGCTAAACAATCTGATACTGAATTTATCTTGTTAAGCCACTGCACCGAAACGACCGCGCTACCTAAAGCCGCAAATGTGTGGAAAAATATTTTTGATCAGCTTGGTTTAACATTAAACACCACAAATACTGGATGTTGTGGCATGGCTGGAACGTATGGTCATGAAGCACAAAACCAAGCTAACTCGCGAGCGCTTTATGAAATGAGTTGGAAACCTATCGTTGATAAAAATAAACCTGAACAACTTTTATCAACCGGCTTTTCATGTCGTAGCCAAGTAAAACGTTATGAAAAATTTAAACCCAAGCATCCGATAGAATTACTAGCAAAAATGCTTAGTTAA
- a CDS encoding cation:proton antiporter codes for MEYLVIAFIGVLFLIYSLTLRQLEKTEITGPMFFVIGGILLAFIAPNESEHFKNGLRFLLPFIELTLSIFLFTDAAKSKLGVLRHSFQYPSLLLFIALPLTLLLGIATALFLFAELSLIQAALVAIILTPTDAALSKGLLSNTKVPEKIREGINTESGLNDGLCVPIFLVFILLAKNPESAVTVTQTLSIFGSELGIALLTAVLSIAVFIPCLNFAMKRHYFAQNTSPFLLLGFAMAVFSLTQYFHGSGFIAVFVAGLLFDKYASNKVSKELIEDSEHIADFTSLMIWCLFGFVCAYLVIPKLNLEIITYALLSTTLIRIIPVMLSLQFTSLKIKERLTFAWFGPRGLASIVFTLMVIDTQIENKFQIATIAMTTILFSVFIHGISTKPIADSFAKKLNKQK; via the coding sequence ATGGAGTACTTAGTTATTGCTTTTATTGGTGTGTTATTTTTAATTTATTCTTTAACGTTACGCCAACTAGAAAAAACTGAAATTACCGGCCCAATGTTTTTTGTTATAGGGGGTATACTGCTGGCATTTATAGCCCCAAACGAAAGTGAACATTTTAAAAATGGCTTACGTTTTTTACTGCCCTTTATAGAATTAACGCTCAGTATATTTTTGTTTACCGATGCAGCAAAGTCAAAATTAGGAGTATTAAGGCATAGTTTTCAATATCCTAGTTTACTTTTATTTATTGCTTTACCTTTAACCTTATTACTCGGGATTGCTACCGCATTATTTTTATTTGCTGAGCTTTCATTAATTCAAGCAGCTTTGGTAGCAATTATATTAACCCCAACCGATGCGGCGTTAAGTAAAGGGTTATTAAGTAATACCAAAGTGCCTGAAAAAATACGCGAAGGCATCAATACTGAAAGTGGTTTAAACGATGGCTTGTGTGTACCTATATTTTTAGTATTTATTTTACTTGCGAAAAACCCTGAGTCTGCCGTAACCGTAACACAAACATTAAGTATATTTGGTTCAGAGTTGGGGATTGCATTATTAACCGCTGTTCTGAGTATTGCTGTTTTTATTCCGTGTTTAAACTTTGCAATGAAGCGACATTACTTTGCCCAAAATACAAGTCCGTTTTTATTATTGGGGTTTGCTATGGCTGTGTTCTCACTTACGCAATATTTTCATGGCAGTGGTTTTATTGCTGTGTTTGTTGCAGGGCTTTTATTTGATAAATATGCGAGCAACAAAGTAAGTAAAGAATTAATTGAAGACTCAGAGCATATTGCCGATTTTACTTCTTTAATGATCTGGTGTTTATTTGGATTTGTATGTGCTTACTTGGTTATTCCTAAATTAAATTTAGAGATAATAACGTATGCATTATTAAGTACGACCTTAATTAGAATAATTCCTGTTATGTTATCACTGCAATTTACGTCATTAAAAATAAAAGAGCGTTTAACGTTTGCTTGGTTTGGGCCAAGAGGATTAGCTTCAATTGTATTTACCTTAATGGTGATAGACACACAAATAGAAAACAAATTTCAAATTGCGACCATTGCCATGACAACAATTTTATTTAGTGTATTTATTCATGGTATAAGTACAAAACCCATTGCAGACAGTTTTGCTAAAAAACTAAATAAGCAAAAATAA
- a CDS encoding tyrosine-type recombinase/integrase, whose amino-acid sequence MLVALVDTLKQLRYQIAHLEDNTLQSEYPELASFIQQVSLTVTESKADLNFLYQFLYVYGRKSEATYSRFRNELERFYLWSWLIAEKSVFELKRDDIEAYVDFMVEPDKKWTSTSVQWRYKDEQGIRRLNQNWRPFMQKESIASQQTLSAMFTALNVFYKFAILEEKTFANFVPVVKKNSPYLVVQSQIQIPDTLSDIQWEYVFGVTRDLCEQKPEYERNLFTLACLKGLYLRISELSERPQWSPVMSHFWQDNDGFWFLRIMGKGNKLRDVTLSDDFIEYLKRYRLYRGLPALPRVDESDPLVHKIRGQGGMTVRQIRRLVQQSFDIAQQSLLDDGFKDDAEQLEAATAHWLRHTGATHDAQTRPLKHLSEDLGHAKIATTDQIYIQTNIKERAKSGLKRKI is encoded by the coding sequence ATGCTTGTTGCTCTGGTCGATACATTAAAACAATTACGTTATCAAATAGCTCACCTTGAAGATAATACACTCCAATCAGAATATCCAGAACTAGCCTCTTTTATACAGCAAGTAAGCTTGACTGTAACTGAATCAAAGGCCGATCTTAATTTTTTATATCAGTTTTTGTATGTTTATGGTCGAAAATCTGAGGCAACCTATAGTCGTTTTCGCAATGAATTAGAACGTTTTTATTTGTGGTCATGGCTTATAGCTGAAAAATCTGTATTTGAACTTAAGCGCGATGATATTGAAGCGTACGTTGATTTTATGGTCGAGCCGGATAAAAAGTGGACATCAACTTCGGTGCAGTGGCGTTATAAAGATGAGCAAGGAATTCGTCGATTAAACCAAAACTGGCGCCCTTTTATGCAAAAAGAATCTATTGCGAGTCAGCAAACATTATCAGCTATGTTTACTGCCCTTAATGTATTTTACAAGTTTGCTATTTTAGAAGAAAAAACCTTTGCTAACTTTGTTCCTGTGGTTAAAAAAAATAGCCCTTATTTAGTAGTGCAATCGCAGATTCAAATTCCTGATACATTGAGCGATATTCAATGGGAATATGTATTTGGTGTAACGCGTGATCTGTGTGAACAAAAACCAGAATATGAAAGAAACCTATTTACCCTAGCCTGTTTAAAAGGTTTATATTTACGGATATCAGAGTTATCAGAACGACCACAGTGGTCCCCAGTTATGTCACACTTTTGGCAAGACAACGATGGCTTTTGGTTTTTACGTATTATGGGTAAAGGTAATAAATTACGCGATGTAACATTAAGTGATGATTTTATTGAATATTTAAAACGCTACCGATTATATCGAGGGTTACCTGCCCTGCCCCGTGTTGATGAATCAGACCCATTAGTGCATAAAATTCGTGGCCAAGGTGGTATGACGGTAAGGCAAATTCGCCGTTTAGTACAACAAAGTTTTGATATTGCACAGCAGTCATTACTTGATGATGGTTTTAAAGATGATGCAGAACAACTTGAAGCCGCTACAGCACATTGGCTTCGACATACCGGTGCAACACATGATGCTCAAACTCGCCCATTAAAGCATTTATCTGAAGATTTAGGCCATGCAAAAATAGCCACTACCGACCAAATTTATATTCAAACAAATATTAAAGAGCGAGCTAAATCTGGATTAAAAAGGAAAATTTAA
- a CDS encoding YSC84-related protein — protein MKKLLLLSMLLITVALSGCATTGSASPAEKRALVQSMKSNTLSALYAKKPDVKTQIANSAGYAVFDNANVNVILASFGGGYGVVKNNLTGKSTYMNMGEAGLGLGLGVKDFNIVMVFHDQAALNRFIKHGWAFGGNADAAAKYQDKGGALVAEAIADQVTVYSLTESGLALQAVLKGTKFWVDSELN, from the coding sequence ATGAAAAAACTTCTATTGTTGAGCATGCTGCTGATCACTGTTGCATTAAGTGGCTGCGCTACAACTGGCAGTGCTTCACCGGCCGAAAAACGTGCTTTAGTACAAAGCATGAAATCGAATACATTAAGTGCTCTTTATGCTAAAAAACCAGATGTTAAAACCCAAATTGCCAATTCAGCCGGTTATGCCGTTTTTGATAATGCCAATGTAAATGTCATTTTAGCCAGTTTTGGTGGTGGATATGGTGTAGTAAAAAATAACTTAACTGGTAAATCAACCTACATGAATATGGGCGAAGCTGGTTTAGGCTTAGGTTTAGGCGTTAAAGACTTCAATATTGTGATGGTTTTTCACGATCAAGCTGCGTTAAATAGATTTATTAAACATGGTTGGGCATTCGGCGGAAATGCAGATGCTGCTGCAAAATACCAAGATAAGGGTGGCGCTTTAGTTGCCGAAGCCATTGCAGACCAAGTTACTGTATACTCTTTAACCGAAAGTGGCCTTGCACTACAAGCCGTTTTAAAAGGCACTAAATTTTGGGTAGATTCTGAGCTAAACTAA